One genomic region from Bradyrhizobium icense encodes:
- a CDS encoding adenylate/guanylate cyclase domain-containing protein, whose product MAALSKEQLTAFLRGISLRQVRLASGLILFAYLVSHFLNHALGNISLEALATGVYLHMGLWQFLPITILFYAACLVHTALGIWALYERRQFRWKAIEPLQLALGLSVPMLVIAHIIGVRLGQTLYGHEKLYPQVLFLYWIWAPWRIWMMLAVMTIAWVHGCIGLYLWLRMRAFYKRAAPFLLAAAVLIPTLSMLGFYQSGRMVIDNDSVEWRAETQSQRQIGTPAEAQALERITDYFLFGYFGLIGVALVARGVRAINERRRGMISLSYGNGRTVRVPKGLSVLEASLRNNVPHASVCGGRARCSTCRIRIIGDCSALPEPSQREAFVLGRVGTSDPSIRLACQLRPPTDLSFFQLFLPHTMSADGHESNPTRIGQERYLVSLFVDMRGSTKLAEKRLPFDTVFIVNRFLGAVSQAVIESGGRPNQFVGDGMLALFGLSTSRQEACRQALRAAAMIAVNVDDLNKFLEHDLREPIRFGIGINGGEVIVGDIGYRDHMVFTALGDPVNVAARLQDMTKSLACEVVISDEVRATAGLAADVLPQHEAEIRGRNEPMIVRAITDAGTLSALVNEQQSAAA is encoded by the coding sequence ATGGCCGCCCTATCCAAAGAACAACTGACAGCGTTCCTCCGCGGCATCAGCCTGCGGCAGGTCCGCCTTGCCAGCGGCTTGATCCTGTTTGCCTATCTGGTCAGCCATTTCCTCAACCATGCGCTCGGCAACATCTCGCTGGAGGCGCTGGCGACCGGTGTCTATCTTCACATGGGGCTCTGGCAATTCCTGCCTATCACGATCCTGTTCTATGCGGCATGCCTGGTACACACCGCGCTCGGCATCTGGGCACTGTATGAACGCCGGCAATTCCGCTGGAAAGCGATCGAGCCGCTGCAGCTTGCGCTTGGCCTCAGCGTGCCGATGCTGGTCATCGCCCATATCATCGGCGTCCGGCTCGGCCAGACGCTTTACGGGCATGAAAAACTCTATCCGCAGGTGCTGTTCCTGTACTGGATCTGGGCGCCGTGGCGGATCTGGATGATGCTCGCGGTCATGACCATCGCCTGGGTCCACGGCTGCATCGGGCTGTATCTGTGGCTGCGGATGCGGGCGTTCTACAAACGCGCCGCGCCCTTCCTGCTCGCCGCGGCGGTGCTGATTCCAACGCTTTCCATGCTCGGCTTCTATCAGAGCGGGCGCATGGTGATTGACAATGACAGCGTCGAATGGCGGGCGGAAACCCAGTCGCAGCGCCAGATCGGCACACCGGCCGAGGCGCAGGCGCTCGAACGCATCACCGACTATTTCCTGTTCGGCTATTTCGGCCTGATCGGCGTCGCGCTGGTGGCGCGCGGCGTGCGCGCCATCAACGAGCGCCGTCGCGGCATGATCAGCCTGTCCTACGGCAACGGCCGCACAGTGCGCGTTCCCAAGGGCCTCAGCGTGCTCGAAGCCAGCTTGCGCAACAACGTGCCCCACGCCAGCGTCTGCGGCGGCCGCGCCCGTTGCTCGACCTGCCGCATCCGCATCATCGGCGACTGCTCTGCGCTGCCGGAGCCGTCGCAGCGCGAGGCCTTCGTGCTCGGCCGGGTCGGCACGTCGGATCCATCCATCCGTCTCGCCTGCCAGTTACGGCCGCCGACCGATCTCTCGTTCTTCCAGCTCTTCCTGCCGCATACGATGTCCGCCGATGGTCATGAGTCGAACCCGACGCGGATCGGCCAGGAGCGCTATCTCGTCAGCCTGTTCGTGGACATGCGCGGCTCGACCAAGCTTGCGGAAAAGCGCCTGCCGTTCGACACCGTCTTCATCGTCAACCGGTTCCTCGGCGCGGTATCGCAGGCGGTGATCGAGAGCGGCGGCCGGCCGAACCAGTTCGTCGGCGACGGCATGCTGGCGCTGTTCGGGCTTTCGACCAGCAGGCAGGAGGCCTGCCGCCAGGCGTTGCGCGCGGCGGCGATGATCGCCGTCAATGTCGACGATCTGAACAAGTTTCTCGAACATGATTTGCGCGAGCCGATCCGCTTCGGCATCGGCATCAATGGCGGCGAAGTGATCGTCGGCGATATCGGCTACCGCGATCATATGGTGTTCACCGCGCTCGGCGATCCCGTCAATGTCGCGGCGCGGCTGCAGGACATGACCAAGAGTCTTGCATGCGAAGTCGTCATCTCGGACGAAGTTCGCGCAACGGCCGGACTCGCCGCCGACGTCTTGCCGCAGCATGAAGCCGAGATTCGCGGACGCAATGAGCCGATGATCGTGCGCGCGATAACGGATGCAGGCACCCTGTCGGCGCTGGTTAACGAACAGCAAAGCGCGGCAGCGTGA
- a CDS encoding glycosyltransferase family 39 protein produces MRLVYASVLDLRTDEAYYWTWSKESALAFLDHPPGIAWLIRFGTAIFGDTNLGVRFGGIVAMLVTQLLLADIVRRVTHDVRAVIFAVLLPEAALYYGLLMAKVSPDTAMIPFAVAMLWSLVRLNESGKPRWWLAAGLFAGLALLSKLTAIMLLPAVIAFVLVPDWRRRWLLSQYPWRAALIAAIVFSPVLIWNAQHDWASFRFQFVRAVATHPFSFRTIGEFIGLQFGLVGFVLLPVVLSGVTLTAWRGYRTREPVAILLSTAVLVPFLYFLWKSLTLRVGDTWPMFLWPAGFAATAINLVMLPREGFSEWMVQSTFRWARVAVISGIAFVVGVFFYYVAAPWNFIGRTDPIGGEAGYEQVAARARDQLRETGATWIATSDYRTYAMLRWYFNGQVPVVQINERGRFQGFRDPGMNLIKDHPGLYVAREPDHRLPLWDLTTAKRQPLERVERVWRGTVMDTYALEKLTGWTPELSPPPDSPLFRWRVLAGVLGRDTCVA; encoded by the coding sequence ATGCGGCTGGTCTATGCTAGCGTGCTCGATCTGCGCACCGACGAGGCCTATTACTGGACCTGGTCGAAGGAGAGCGCGCTCGCTTTTCTCGATCATCCGCCCGGCATCGCCTGGCTGATCCGGTTCGGCACCGCGATCTTCGGCGACACCAATCTCGGCGTGCGGTTCGGCGGCATCGTCGCGATGCTGGTCACGCAGCTTCTGCTCGCCGATATCGTCCGCCGCGTGACGCATGATGTTCGTGCGGTGATCTTCGCCGTGCTGTTGCCGGAAGCAGCGCTTTATTACGGGCTGTTGATGGCGAAGGTCTCGCCCGATACGGCGATGATCCCTTTCGCGGTCGCGATGCTGTGGTCGCTGGTGCGGCTCAACGAGAGCGGCAAACCGCGCTGGTGGCTCGCGGCGGGGCTGTTCGCTGGGCTCGCGCTGCTGTCGAAGCTCACGGCGATCATGCTGCTGCCGGCGGTGATCGCATTTGTGCTGGTGCCGGACTGGCGGCGGCGCTGGCTGCTCAGCCAGTATCCATGGCGGGCAGCCCTGATCGCGGCGATCGTGTTCTCGCCGGTCTTGATCTGGAACGCGCAGCACGACTGGGCCTCGTTCCGCTTCCAGTTCGTGCGCGCGGTTGCGACCCATCCGTTTTCGTTCCGCACCATCGGCGAATTCATCGGCCTGCAGTTCGGTCTCGTCGGCTTCGTGCTGCTGCCGGTGGTGCTGTCCGGCGTCACGCTGACGGCGTGGCGCGGCTATCGTACGCGCGAGCCGGTCGCGATCCTGCTGTCGACCGCCGTGCTGGTGCCGTTCCTCTACTTCCTCTGGAAGTCGCTGACGCTGCGCGTCGGAGACACCTGGCCGATGTTCCTTTGGCCCGCCGGCTTTGCCGCGACCGCCATCAATCTCGTTATGCTGCCGCGCGAGGGATTTTCGGAATGGATGGTCCAATCGACGTTCCGGTGGGCGAGGGTGGCCGTGATCTCCGGCATTGCTTTCGTGGTTGGCGTGTTCTTCTATTACGTCGCGGCGCCCTGGAATTTCATCGGCAGGACCGATCCCATTGGTGGCGAGGCCGGCTATGAGCAGGTCGCGGCGCGCGCGCGGGATCAGTTGCGAGAGACCGGCGCGACCTGGATCGCCACGTCGGACTATCGCACCTATGCCATGCTGCGCTGGTATTTCAACGGGCAGGTGCCGGTCGTTCAGATCAACGAGCGCGGCAGGTTTCAGGGCTTTCGCGATCCCGGCATGAATCTGATCAAGGATCATCCTGGCCTCTACGTCGCCCGCGAGCCGGACCATCGCCTGCCGCTGTGGGATCTCACCACGGCGAAGCGGCAGCCGCTGGAGCGGGTCGAGCGCGTCTGGCGCGGGACGGTGATGGATACCTACGCGCTGGAGAAGCTTACCGGCTGGACGCCCGAACTCTCGCCGCCGCCGGATTCGCCGCTGTTCCGCTGGCGCGTGCTGGCGGGGGTTTTGGGGCGCGACACTTGTGTTGCGTGA
- a CDS encoding YcjF family protein has product MSEKTPHRRPATFKLGDPGVIVMDPEETGRPARGTVQITPEADPALLPVPLDAPLKPMRRGFRWGALFWSAAGGLVLLGTGLGVVNLIEDLFARSQTLGYVALAFAVAAGLALTVVIAREAFGLARLAAIEKLHQRAAEVLRSDDRAESRAVVNDLLKLAHQNPQLARARATLKSHADDIIDGADMIKLAERELMAPLDEEARRLVSTAAQRVSVVTAVSPRALIDVLFVFVAAMRLIRQLARLYGGRPGTLGMLSLLRHVIGHLAITGGMAVGDSLVQQMLGHGIAAKLSQRLGEGVLNGLLTARLGLAAIDVTRPLPFTALPRPALSDLAKDLLSKREDEA; this is encoded by the coding sequence ATGAGCGAGAAGACGCCGCATCGGCGGCCGGCGACGTTCAAGCTCGGCGATCCCGGCGTCATCGTGATGGATCCGGAGGAGACCGGCCGCCCTGCCCGCGGCACGGTGCAGATCACGCCGGAGGCCGATCCCGCGCTGCTGCCCGTTCCGCTCGATGCGCCGCTGAAACCGATGCGCCGCGGCTTTCGCTGGGGCGCGCTGTTCTGGTCGGCTGCAGGCGGACTGGTGCTGCTCGGCACAGGGCTCGGCGTCGTCAATCTGATCGAGGATCTGTTCGCACGCAGCCAGACCTTGGGCTACGTCGCGCTGGCATTTGCGGTGGCAGCCGGGCTGGCGCTGACCGTCGTCATCGCGCGCGAAGCGTTCGGGCTGGCGCGGCTGGCGGCGATCGAAAAGCTGCACCAGCGCGCCGCTGAAGTACTGCGCAGCGACGACCGCGCGGAGAGCCGCGCCGTCGTCAACGACCTGCTCAAGCTCGCGCACCAGAACCCGCAACTGGCGCGCGCCCGCGCCACGCTGAAAAGCCATGCCGACGACATCATCGACGGCGCCGACATGATCAAGCTTGCCGAACGCGAACTGATGGCGCCGCTCGACGAAGAGGCGCGCCGGCTGGTTTCAACGGCTGCGCAACGCGTCTCCGTCGTCACCGCGGTAAGCCCGCGCGCGCTGATCGACGTGCTGTTCGTGTTCGTCGCCGCAATGCGCTTGATCCGGCAACTGGCGCGGCTCTATGGCGGCCGTCCCGGCACGCTCGGCATGCTCAGCCTGTTGCGTCACGTCATCGGCCATCTCGCCATCACTGGCGGCATGGCGGTCGGCGACAGCCTGGTGCAGCAGATGCTCGGCCACGGCATTGCGGCAAAACTCTCGCAGCGGCTCGGCGAGGGCGTGCTCAACGGCCTGCTGACCGCAAGGCTCGGCCTCGCCGCGATCGACGTCACGCGCCCCTTGCCGTTCACCGCGCTGCCGCGGCCCGCGCTCTCCGATCTCGCGAAGGATTTGCTGAGCAAGCGCGAGGATGAGGCGTGA
- a CDS encoding YcjX family protein, whose translation MPPSFSDIVEEARLSAQALLDYGESFFNPTVRLGVTGLSRAGKTVFITALIHGLTRGGRFPVFEPYATGRIAGARLAPQPDDAVPRFAYETHVRTLIEERRWPNSTVDISELRLVIDYQRQNGADRTLTIDIVDYPGEWLLDLPLLNRSFEQWSAESLALSREGPRVKLAAPWHEHLATLSAESREDEQATLAAAKLFTDYLRACRDERFAMSLLPPGRFLMPGNLAGSPALTFAPLDVPIDGAAPDGSLWAMMRRRYEAYKDVVVRPFFRDHFARLDRQIVLVDALAAFNAGPEALHDLEAALAGILDCFRIGRSTILSSLFRPRIDRILFAATKADHLHHSSHDRLEAVLRRAVAKAADRAEYAGAAIDVVALAAVRATREAMVARGREKLPSILGTPAPGETANGDTFDGETEVATFPGDLPADPEELFKGGFRGLSSTASEQADFRFLRFRPPLLEHTAKDEPALPHIRLDRALQFLIGDRLQ comes from the coding sequence ATGCCTCCCAGTTTTTCAGATATCGTCGAGGAAGCGCGCCTGTCGGCGCAGGCACTGCTGGATTACGGCGAGAGCTTTTTCAATCCCACCGTGCGGCTCGGCGTCACCGGCCTGTCGCGCGCCGGCAAGACCGTGTTCATCACGGCGCTGATCCACGGCCTGACCCGCGGCGGCCGGTTTCCGGTGTTCGAGCCGTATGCCACGGGGCGGATCGCGGGCGCCCGGCTCGCGCCGCAGCCCGACGATGCCGTGCCGCGCTTCGCCTATGAAACCCACGTCCGCACCCTGATCGAGGAGCGGCGCTGGCCGAACTCGACCGTCGACATCTCTGAACTGCGCCTGGTCATCGACTACCAGCGGCAGAACGGCGCCGACCGCACGCTCACCATCGACATCGTCGATTACCCCGGCGAGTGGCTGCTCGACCTGCCGCTGCTCAACAGGAGCTTTGAGCAATGGTCGGCGGAAAGTCTCGCATTGTCGCGAGAGGGTCCGCGCGTGAAGCTGGCCGCGCCATGGCACGAGCATCTGGCGACACTCTCCGCTGAGAGCCGCGAGGATGAACAGGCGACGCTCGCCGCCGCAAAACTGTTCACCGATTATTTGCGCGCCTGCCGCGACGAACGTTTTGCCATGAGCCTGCTGCCGCCCGGGCGTTTCCTGATGCCGGGCAACCTCGCAGGATCGCCAGCGCTGACCTTCGCCCCGCTCGATGTGCCCATTGATGGCGCCGCGCCCGACGGTTCGCTGTGGGCAATGATGCGGCGGCGCTACGAGGCCTACAAGGACGTCGTGGTGCGTCCATTCTTCCGCGACCATTTCGCGCGGCTCGACCGCCAGATCGTGCTGGTCGATGCGCTTGCGGCCTTCAATGCCGGGCCCGAAGCGCTGCACGATCTCGAAGCCGCGCTTGCCGGCATTCTCGATTGCTTTCGTATCGGCCGCAGCACCATCCTGAGCAGCCTGTTTCGTCCGCGGATCGATCGGATTCTGTTTGCCGCCACGAAGGCCGATCATCTGCACCATTCCAGCCATGACCGGCTGGAAGCGGTGCTGCGGCGTGCGGTTGCCAAGGCAGCCGACCGCGCCGAATATGCCGGGGCCGCCATCGACGTGGTCGCACTCGCCGCCGTGCGCGCCACGCGCGAGGCGATGGTCGCGCGCGGCCGGGAGAAGCTGCCGTCGATCCTCGGCACGCCCGCGCCCGGCGAGACCGCCAATGGCGATACGTTCGACGGCGAGACGGAAGTGGCGACCTTTCCCGGCGACCTGCCCGCCGATCCCGAAGAGCTGTTCAAGGGCGGCTTTCGCGGCCTTTCCAGCACAGCTTCCGAACAGGCCGATTTCCGCTTCCTGCGCTTCAGGCCGCCGCTGCTGGAGCACACGGCCAAGGACGAGCCCGCGCTGCCTCACATCCGCCTCGACCGCGCCCTTCAGTTCCTGATCGGAGACCGACTGCAATGA